In Kryptolebias marmoratus isolate JLee-2015 linkage group LG22, ASM164957v2, whole genome shotgun sequence, a single window of DNA contains:
- the map3k4 gene encoding mitogen-activated protein kinase kinase kinase 4 isoform X6 yields MDDSLDSLSEEEEGIYSTSPPYSSRQMKRMYGKYQKPNQSRSSGRPPNKADVSPSCKRDGPKPAETPEDHSHKQGKKERDNLRSTERDQKKTFQGSFILVDHAKSSHFGPISMDPRNQYLSLGCSSVKLPVSMPHMARTHRQTSRTDCPADRLKFFETLRLLLKLTSMSSKRKEKEQRGLENMAFMGQNNEVIWLELQAWHARRSTHDQDLFLFTARQVIPDIINKVLHFKVNYDSLGGAQCSEVQTIQENCQTVPDLVSGEEEVPVAKTNHCGVDPWGFSVSSSLAMNAAEPLGSGTDCKEHLQRQRRAFEQVKQVMELLESVEALYPSLQALQKDYDKYAARDFQGRVQALCLWLNITQDLNQKLRVMATVLGLHDLSRIGWPVFEIPSPRCSRGNDEENEEDGENDSTATFTPESDREDRDVEEEEQEEVGHVVEGELSPTLTPKFARLLSEEKFLPTATVRNPEVTAGGDVFCPTAIYRPFVDKALKQMGLRKLILRLHKLMDRSLQRARAALLRHTPALEFADSRDPMLYSDYLPELSHHVSCSGETDPKLGADQVSWEDLLNMDLPSFQPAFLKLCRVLLNVIHECLKLRLEQRPAGDPSLLSIKQLVRECKEVLKGGLLMKQYYQFMLRGVVTDDQGLQTNANIDEFEEDLHKMLVVYFEYMRSWIKMLQELPQASHSLKNLLEEEWHFTKVITPYIRGGEAQSGELFCNIAGMLLESTGEFLDAGLQKSGNKFWEGTDDNTASDEIRRPVIKTSRSLKELFHEARERASKALGFAKMLRKDLEIAAVFSITSGVTCLLERLKKRKFVKVQIPGLEELQVFVPRGLMDQRPLILQLLNAAAGKDCSKEHDEIVEDEAYLLMSKHGAGDPTTDSDWAQWNGELLKLVPQMETVDTLRAMKVENLLLIVMQSAHLVSQRKAFQQSMEDVLTLSREQTSSQPLIDSALEDLKNKALQLCVKISTAIDQVEYMFTTEFEAEVEDSESATLHQYYREAMIQGYNFAFEYHKEVVRLMSGEFRQRIGERYIAFARKWMTYVLTKCESGRGTKPRWATQGFDFLQAIEPAFMSALPEEDFLSLQALMNECIGHVIGKPHSPVTGLYISPRTGPRSMKVPAPVRCYSDPPNPNLFIPNSDSFRVSSFHENDRLSSVAAELNFKSLSRHSSPTEDREEPSYPKGDPNSSSRRSWELRTFISQSKDMAARQSPMEAVRRSIRKFEEKRYAMMKQRNIIGQVCHTPKSYDNVMHVGLRKVTFKWQRGNKIGEGQYGKVYTCINVDTGELMAMKEIRFQPNDHKTIKETADELKIFEGIKHPNLVRYFGVELHREEMYIFMEYCDEGTLEEVSRLGLQEHVIRLYSKQITTAINVLHEHGIVHRDIKGANIFLTSSGLIKLGDFGCSVKLRNNTHTMPGEVNSTLGTAAYMAPEVITRAKGEGHGRAADIWSLGCVLIEMVTGKRPWHEYEHNFQIMYKVGMGHKPPIPEKLSTEGKDFLAHCLESEPKRRWTASMLLDHPFVKVCTDEE; encoded by the exons ATGGATGACTCCTTGGACTCTCtgagtgaggaagaggaaggtaTTTATAGCACATCACCTCCTTATTCCTCCCGTCAAATGAAACGCATGTATGGCAAGTATCAAAAACCTAACCAGTCAAGAAGTTCAGGTCGGCCTCCAAACAAAG CAGATGTTAGCCCTTCTTGTAAGAGAGATGGTCCCAAGCCAGCAGAGACCCCTGAGGATCACAGCCACAAgcagggaaagaaagaaagggacAATCTTCGCTCTACCGAAAGAGACCAGAAGAAGACATTTCAAGGCTCTTTTATATTAGTGGATCATGCAAAGTCAAGCCATTTTGGTCCCATCAGTATGGATCCCAGGAATCAATACTTAAGCTTGGGCTGCAGCAGTGTCAAGCTACCTGTGAGTATGCCCCATATGGCTCGGACCCATCGGCAAACCTCCAGGACAGACTGTCCCGCTGACCGCCTCAAGTTCTTTGAAACTCTACGTCTGCTACTTAAGCTAACATCTATGTCCTCTAAGAGGAAGGAGAAGGAGCAGAGAGGCTTGGAGAACATGGCCTTCATGGGTCAGAACAATGAGGTCATTTGGTTGGAACTGCAGGCTTGGCATGCGCGGCGTTCCACCCACGACCAAGACCTCTTTCTTTTCACTGCCCGTCAAGTTATCCCTGACATCATTAACAAAGTGCTGCACTTTAAGGTCAACTATGACAGCCTGGGGGGAGCTCAGTGTTCAGAAGTTCAAACAATCCAGGAGAACTGTCAGACTGTCCCGGATCTTGTCTCCGGAGAGGAGGAGGTTCCTGTAGCAAAGACCAACCACTGTGGAGTAGATCCCTGGGGCTTTAGTGTCTCGTCGTCTTTAGCAATGAATGCAGCAGAGCCTCTAGGTTCTGGCACTGATTGCAAGGAGCACCTTCAACGCCAACGGCGAGCCTTTGAGCAAGTCAAACAAGTTATGGAACTGTTGGAATCTGTTGAAGCTTTGTACCCCTCATTGCAGGCCCTACAGAAGGACTATGACAAATATGCAGCTCGAGACTTTCAGGGCAGGGTGCAGGCACTCTGTCTGTGGCTCAATATCACCCAGGACCTCAACCAGAAGCTGCGTGTTATGGCTACTGTGTTGGGCCTACATGACTTATCCCGTATCGGGTGGCCTGTGTTTGAGATCCCTTCACCCCGCTGCTCTCGAGGAAATGATGAAGAGAATGAGGAAGATGGGGAAAATGACTCAACAGCTACTTTTACACCTGAAAGTGATCGAGAGGACAGAGAtgttgaggaggaggagcaggaggaagttGGACACGTCGTGGAGGGAGAGTTGTCTCCCACCCTGACTCCTAAATTTGCCCGACTGCTGTCAGAGGAGAAGTTTCTCCCAACTGCTACTGTTAGAAATCCAGAAGTGACTGCAGGAGGAGACGTTTTCTGCCCCACAGCCATTTACAGGCCATTTGTGGATAAAGCTTTGAAACAGATGGGACTGCGTAAATTGATACTCAGACTGCACAAACTGATGGACCGCTCTCTTCAGAGGGCCAGAGCAGCGCTGCTTCGACACACTCCTGCACTGGAG TTTGCTGACTCCCGAGACCCCATGCTGTACAGTGACTACCTACCAGAGCTGTCGCACCACGTATCCTGCAGTGGTGAAACCGATCCAAAGCTAGGAGCCGACCAAGTATCCTGGGAGGATCTGCTGAACATGGATCTCCCATCCTTCCAGCCAGCATTCCTCAAGCTGTGCAGAGTCCTCCTCAATGTCATTCACGAATGCCTTAAACTCCGACTTGAACAGAGGCCAGCCGGAGACCCTTCGCTGCTCAGTATCAAGCAGTTGGTGCGTGAATGTAAAGAGGTTCTTAAAGGAGGCCTTCTGATGAAGCAGTATTATCAGTTCATGCTGCGTGGAGTGGTGACTGATGATCAAGGCTTGCAAACGAATGCTAACATTGATGAGTTTGAAGAAGACCTTCACAAAATGCTCGTG gttTACTTTGAGTATATGCGCAGCTGGATCAAGATGTTGCAGGAGTTGCCCCAGGCCTCTCACAGCTTAAAGAACCTCTTAGAGGAGGAATGGCACTTCACTAAAGTCATCACTCCTTACATTCGTGGAGGAGAGGCCCAATCTGGGGAACTTTTCTG TAACATTGCTGGAATGCTGCTCGAGTCCACGGGGGAGTTCCTTGATGCTGGTCTGCAGAAAAGTGGGAATAAATTCTGGGAAGGCACCGATGACAACACAGCCTCTGATGAAATCAG GCGCCCAGTTATAAAAACTAGCCGGTCACTAAAAGAGCTGTTCCATGAGGCCCGGGAGCGAGCATCCAAGGCTCTGGGTTTTGCCAAAATGCTTCGCAAG GATTTGGAGATTGCTGCAGTTTTTAGCATCACTAGCGGAGTCACTTGTCTTCTGGAGagactgaaaaagagaaaatttgtcaAG GTTCAGATACCAGGCTTGGAAGAGCTCCAGGTTTTTGTGCCCCGTGGCTTAATGGATCAGCGGCCTCTCATCCTGCAGCTTCTGAATGCTGCTGCTGGCAAAGACTGCTCAAAAGAACATGATGAAATTGTAGAGGACGAAGCCTACCTGCTCATGAGCAAACACGGGGCTGGGGACCCCACTACAGATTCTGACTGGGCTCAGTGGAACGGTGAGCTGCTCAAACTGGTCCCACAGATGGAAACTGTTGACACTTTAAGGGCCATGAAG GTAGAGAATTTGCTCTTGATTGTGATGCAGTCGGCTCATTTGGTGAGCCAGCGAAAAGCTTTTCAGCAGTCCATGGAGGATGTGCTTACTCTTAGCCGGGAGCAAACATCAAGTCAGCCTCTCATTGATAGCGCTCTAGAAGATCTGAAG AACAAAGCCCTGCAGCTGTGTGTCAAGATCAGCACAGCTATTGACCAAGTGGAGTACATGTTCACCACAGAGTTTGAGGCAGAGGTGGAGGATTCTGAGTCGGCTACTCTGCATCAGTACTACAGGGAGGCAATGATACAGGGATACAATTTCGCCTTTGAG tACCACAAGGAAGTGGTTCGCTTGATGTCAGGAGAGTTCAGACAGAGGATTGGTGAACGCTACATAGCTTTTGCACGCAAATGGATGACATATGTTCTGACCAAATGTGAGAGTGGCAGGGGCACCAAGCCCAG GTGGGCGACTCAGGGTTTTGACTTTCTCCAGGCCATCGAACCTGCCTTCATGTCTGCCTTACCAGAGGAGGATTTCCTG aGCTTGCAAGCCTTGATGAATGAATGTATTGGACATGTGATTGGAAAACCTCACAGCCCAGTCACTGGCCTGTACATCT CTCCCAGGACCGGTCCTCGTTCCATGAAAGTCCCTGCCCCTGTCCGCTGTTACAGCGATCCACCAAACCCTAATTTGTTTATTCCTAATTCTGACAGTTTCAG GGTGTCCAGTTTCCACGAGAATGATCGTCTTTCTTCAGTGGCAGCAGAATTGAATTTTAAATCCCTGAGCCGCCACTCCAGTCCCACTGAGGACAGAGAAG AACCTTCGTACCCAAAAGGAGATCCCAACAGTTCTTCACGCAGAAGCTGGGAGCTCCGCACCTTCATCAGCCAGTCCAAAG ACATGGCAGCACGGCAAAGCCCAATGGAGGCCGTCCGTCGCTCCATTCGCAAGTTCGAAGAGAAGCGGTACGCCATGATGAAGCAGCGCAACATCATCGGCCAAGTGTGCCACACACCCAAGTCCTACGACAACGTCATGCATGTTGGACTCAGGAAGGTGACTTTCAAGTGGCAGAGGGGCAACAAGATAG GTGAGGGCCAGTATGGGAAGGTGTACACCTGCATCAATGTCGACACTGGAGAGCTGATGGCTATGAAGGAG ATCCGATTCCAGCCAAATGATCACAAAACCATCAAGGAGACCGCAGACGAGCTGAAAATATTCGAAGGCATCAAACACCCAAACCTGGTGCGGTACTTCGGAGTTGAGCTGCATCGG GAGGAGATGTACATCTTCATGGAGTACTGCGACGAGGGAACTCTGGAGGAGGTGTCCAGACTGGGACTCCAGGAGCATGTCATCAGGCTTTACAGTAAACAGATCACTACAGCCATCAATGTTCTGCATGAACACGGCATTGTTCACCGTGATATCAAAG GAGCCAATATCTTCCTGACGTCATCCGGCCTGATTAAGCTTGGTGACTTCGGCTGCTCAGTCAAGTTACGGAACAATACTCACACCATGCCTGGGGAGGTGAACAGCACACTGGGAACAGCAG CATACATGGCTCCTGAAGTCATCACAAGAGCAAAGGGGGAAGGTCACGGGCGCGCAGCAGACATCTGGAGTCTGGGCTGCGTCCTCATTGAGATGGTGACTGGAAAG AGGCCCTGGCATGAGTACGAGCACAACTTTCAGATCATGTACAAAGTGGGCATGGGCCACAAACCCCCCATCCCTGAGAAGCTCAGCACCGAGGGGAAGGACTTCCTCGCTCACTGCCTCGAGAGCGAACCCAAACGTCGCTGGACGGCCAGCATGCTTCTCGATCACCCGTTTGTCAAG GTTTGCACAGACGAAGAGTGA
- the map3k4 gene encoding mitogen-activated protein kinase kinase kinase 4 isoform X4: MDDSLDSLSEEEEADVSPSCKRDGPKPAETPEDHSHKQGKKERDNLRSTERDQKKTFQGSFILVDHAKSSHFGPISMDPRNQYLSLGCSSVKLPVSMPHMARTHRQTSRTDCPADRLKFFETLRLLLKLTSMSSKRKEKEQRGLENMAFMGQNNEVIWLELQAWHARRSTHDQDLFLFTARQVIPDIINKVLHFKVNYDSLGGAQCSEVQTIQENCQTVPDLVSGEEEVPVAKTNHCGVDPWGFSVSSSLAMNAAEPLGSGTDCKEHLQRQRRAFEQVKQVMELLESVEALYPSLQALQKDYDKYAARDFQGRVQALCLWLNITQDLNQKLRVMATVLGLHDLSRIGWPVFEIPSPRCSRGNDEENEEDGENDSTATFTPESDREDRDVEEEEQEEVGHVVEGELSPTLTPKFARLLSEEKFLPTATVRNPEVTAGGDVFCPTAIYRPFVDKALKQMGLRKLILRLHKLMDRSLQRARAALLRHTPALEFADSRDPMLYSDYLPELSHHVSCSGETDPKLGADQVSWEDLLNMDLPSFQPAFLKLCRVLLNVIHECLKLRLEQRPAGDPSLLSIKQLVRECKEVLKGGLLMKQYYQFMLRGVVTDDQGLQTNANIDEFEEDLHKMLVVYFEYMRSWIKMLQELPQASHSLKNLLEEEWHFTKVITPYIRGGEAQSGELFCNIAGMLLESTGEFLDAGLQKSGNKFWEGTDDNTASDEIRRPVIKTSRSLKELFHEARERASKALGFAKMLRKDLEIAAVFSITSGVTCLLERLKKRKFVKVQIPGLEELQVFVPRGLMDQRPLILQLLNAAAGKDCSKEHDEIVEDEAYLLMSKHGAGDPTTDSDWAQWNGELLKLVPQMETVDTLRAMKVENLLLIVMQSAHLVSQRKAFQQSMEDVLTLSREQTSSQPLIDSALEDLKNKALQLCVKISTAIDQVEYMFTTEFEAEVEDSESATLHQYYREAMIQGYNFAFEYHKEVVRLMSGEFRQRIGERYIAFARKWMTYVLTKCESGRGTKPRWATQGFDFLQAIEPAFMSALPEEDFLSLQALMNECIGHVIGKPHSPVTGLYISPRTGPRSMKVPAPVRCYSDPPNPNLFIPNSDSFSSRSLPCDLRNQLFPNGPRPVPVPQGPGEQSHTKALCSSPSEVRVSSFHENDRLSSVAAELNFKSLSRHSSPTEDREEPSYPKGDPNSSSRRSWELRTFISQSKDMAARQSPMEAVRRSIRKFEEKRYAMMKQRNIIGQVCHTPKSYDNVMHVGLRKVTFKWQRGNKIGEGQYGKVYTCINVDTGELMAMKEIRFQPNDHKTIKETADELKIFEGIKHPNLVRYFGVELHREEMYIFMEYCDEGTLEEVSRLGLQEHVIRLYSKQITTAINVLHEHGIVHRDIKGANIFLTSSGLIKLGDFGCSVKLRNNTHTMPGEVNSTLGTAAYMAPEVITRAKGEGHGRAADIWSLGCVLIEMVTGKRPWHEYEHNFQIMYKVGMGHKPPIPEKLSTEGKDFLAHCLESEPKRRWTASMLLDHPFVKVCTDEE, encoded by the exons ATGGATGACTCCTTGGACTCTCtgagtgaggaagaggaag CAGATGTTAGCCCTTCTTGTAAGAGAGATGGTCCCAAGCCAGCAGAGACCCCTGAGGATCACAGCCACAAgcagggaaagaaagaaagggacAATCTTCGCTCTACCGAAAGAGACCAGAAGAAGACATTTCAAGGCTCTTTTATATTAGTGGATCATGCAAAGTCAAGCCATTTTGGTCCCATCAGTATGGATCCCAGGAATCAATACTTAAGCTTGGGCTGCAGCAGTGTCAAGCTACCTGTGAGTATGCCCCATATGGCTCGGACCCATCGGCAAACCTCCAGGACAGACTGTCCCGCTGACCGCCTCAAGTTCTTTGAAACTCTACGTCTGCTACTTAAGCTAACATCTATGTCCTCTAAGAGGAAGGAGAAGGAGCAGAGAGGCTTGGAGAACATGGCCTTCATGGGTCAGAACAATGAGGTCATTTGGTTGGAACTGCAGGCTTGGCATGCGCGGCGTTCCACCCACGACCAAGACCTCTTTCTTTTCACTGCCCGTCAAGTTATCCCTGACATCATTAACAAAGTGCTGCACTTTAAGGTCAACTATGACAGCCTGGGGGGAGCTCAGTGTTCAGAAGTTCAAACAATCCAGGAGAACTGTCAGACTGTCCCGGATCTTGTCTCCGGAGAGGAGGAGGTTCCTGTAGCAAAGACCAACCACTGTGGAGTAGATCCCTGGGGCTTTAGTGTCTCGTCGTCTTTAGCAATGAATGCAGCAGAGCCTCTAGGTTCTGGCACTGATTGCAAGGAGCACCTTCAACGCCAACGGCGAGCCTTTGAGCAAGTCAAACAAGTTATGGAACTGTTGGAATCTGTTGAAGCTTTGTACCCCTCATTGCAGGCCCTACAGAAGGACTATGACAAATATGCAGCTCGAGACTTTCAGGGCAGGGTGCAGGCACTCTGTCTGTGGCTCAATATCACCCAGGACCTCAACCAGAAGCTGCGTGTTATGGCTACTGTGTTGGGCCTACATGACTTATCCCGTATCGGGTGGCCTGTGTTTGAGATCCCTTCACCCCGCTGCTCTCGAGGAAATGATGAAGAGAATGAGGAAGATGGGGAAAATGACTCAACAGCTACTTTTACACCTGAAAGTGATCGAGAGGACAGAGAtgttgaggaggaggagcaggaggaagttGGACACGTCGTGGAGGGAGAGTTGTCTCCCACCCTGACTCCTAAATTTGCCCGACTGCTGTCAGAGGAGAAGTTTCTCCCAACTGCTACTGTTAGAAATCCAGAAGTGACTGCAGGAGGAGACGTTTTCTGCCCCACAGCCATTTACAGGCCATTTGTGGATAAAGCTTTGAAACAGATGGGACTGCGTAAATTGATACTCAGACTGCACAAACTGATGGACCGCTCTCTTCAGAGGGCCAGAGCAGCGCTGCTTCGACACACTCCTGCACTGGAG TTTGCTGACTCCCGAGACCCCATGCTGTACAGTGACTACCTACCAGAGCTGTCGCACCACGTATCCTGCAGTGGTGAAACCGATCCAAAGCTAGGAGCCGACCAAGTATCCTGGGAGGATCTGCTGAACATGGATCTCCCATCCTTCCAGCCAGCATTCCTCAAGCTGTGCAGAGTCCTCCTCAATGTCATTCACGAATGCCTTAAACTCCGACTTGAACAGAGGCCAGCCGGAGACCCTTCGCTGCTCAGTATCAAGCAGTTGGTGCGTGAATGTAAAGAGGTTCTTAAAGGAGGCCTTCTGATGAAGCAGTATTATCAGTTCATGCTGCGTGGAGTGGTGACTGATGATCAAGGCTTGCAAACGAATGCTAACATTGATGAGTTTGAAGAAGACCTTCACAAAATGCTCGTG gttTACTTTGAGTATATGCGCAGCTGGATCAAGATGTTGCAGGAGTTGCCCCAGGCCTCTCACAGCTTAAAGAACCTCTTAGAGGAGGAATGGCACTTCACTAAAGTCATCACTCCTTACATTCGTGGAGGAGAGGCCCAATCTGGGGAACTTTTCTG TAACATTGCTGGAATGCTGCTCGAGTCCACGGGGGAGTTCCTTGATGCTGGTCTGCAGAAAAGTGGGAATAAATTCTGGGAAGGCACCGATGACAACACAGCCTCTGATGAAATCAG GCGCCCAGTTATAAAAACTAGCCGGTCACTAAAAGAGCTGTTCCATGAGGCCCGGGAGCGAGCATCCAAGGCTCTGGGTTTTGCCAAAATGCTTCGCAAG GATTTGGAGATTGCTGCAGTTTTTAGCATCACTAGCGGAGTCACTTGTCTTCTGGAGagactgaaaaagagaaaatttgtcaAG GTTCAGATACCAGGCTTGGAAGAGCTCCAGGTTTTTGTGCCCCGTGGCTTAATGGATCAGCGGCCTCTCATCCTGCAGCTTCTGAATGCTGCTGCTGGCAAAGACTGCTCAAAAGAACATGATGAAATTGTAGAGGACGAAGCCTACCTGCTCATGAGCAAACACGGGGCTGGGGACCCCACTACAGATTCTGACTGGGCTCAGTGGAACGGTGAGCTGCTCAAACTGGTCCCACAGATGGAAACTGTTGACACTTTAAGGGCCATGAAG GTAGAGAATTTGCTCTTGATTGTGATGCAGTCGGCTCATTTGGTGAGCCAGCGAAAAGCTTTTCAGCAGTCCATGGAGGATGTGCTTACTCTTAGCCGGGAGCAAACATCAAGTCAGCCTCTCATTGATAGCGCTCTAGAAGATCTGAAG AACAAAGCCCTGCAGCTGTGTGTCAAGATCAGCACAGCTATTGACCAAGTGGAGTACATGTTCACCACAGAGTTTGAGGCAGAGGTGGAGGATTCTGAGTCGGCTACTCTGCATCAGTACTACAGGGAGGCAATGATACAGGGATACAATTTCGCCTTTGAG tACCACAAGGAAGTGGTTCGCTTGATGTCAGGAGAGTTCAGACAGAGGATTGGTGAACGCTACATAGCTTTTGCACGCAAATGGATGACATATGTTCTGACCAAATGTGAGAGTGGCAGGGGCACCAAGCCCAG GTGGGCGACTCAGGGTTTTGACTTTCTCCAGGCCATCGAACCTGCCTTCATGTCTGCCTTACCAGAGGAGGATTTCCTG aGCTTGCAAGCCTTGATGAATGAATGTATTGGACATGTGATTGGAAAACCTCACAGCCCAGTCACTGGCCTGTACATCT CTCCCAGGACCGGTCCTCGTTCCATGAAAGTCCCTGCCCCTGTCCGCTGTTACAGCGATCCACCAAACCCTAATTTGTTTATTCCTAATTCTGACAGTTTCAG CTCTCGAAGTCTTCCCTGCGATCTTCGGAACCAGCTGTTCCCCAACGGCCCTCGGCCTGTCCCTGTCCCTCAGGGCCCAGGGGAACAAAGCCACACGAAAGCACTCTGCAGCAGCCCCAGTGAAGTCAG GGTGTCCAGTTTCCACGAGAATGATCGTCTTTCTTCAGTGGCAGCAGAATTGAATTTTAAATCCCTGAGCCGCCACTCCAGTCCCACTGAGGACAGAGAAG AACCTTCGTACCCAAAAGGAGATCCCAACAGTTCTTCACGCAGAAGCTGGGAGCTCCGCACCTTCATCAGCCAGTCCAAAG ACATGGCAGCACGGCAAAGCCCAATGGAGGCCGTCCGTCGCTCCATTCGCAAGTTCGAAGAGAAGCGGTACGCCATGATGAAGCAGCGCAACATCATCGGCCAAGTGTGCCACACACCCAAGTCCTACGACAACGTCATGCATGTTGGACTCAGGAAGGTGACTTTCAAGTGGCAGAGGGGCAACAAGATAG GTGAGGGCCAGTATGGGAAGGTGTACACCTGCATCAATGTCGACACTGGAGAGCTGATGGCTATGAAGGAG ATCCGATTCCAGCCAAATGATCACAAAACCATCAAGGAGACCGCAGACGAGCTGAAAATATTCGAAGGCATCAAACACCCAAACCTGGTGCGGTACTTCGGAGTTGAGCTGCATCGG GAGGAGATGTACATCTTCATGGAGTACTGCGACGAGGGAACTCTGGAGGAGGTGTCCAGACTGGGACTCCAGGAGCATGTCATCAGGCTTTACAGTAAACAGATCACTACAGCCATCAATGTTCTGCATGAACACGGCATTGTTCACCGTGATATCAAAG GAGCCAATATCTTCCTGACGTCATCCGGCCTGATTAAGCTTGGTGACTTCGGCTGCTCAGTCAAGTTACGGAACAATACTCACACCATGCCTGGGGAGGTGAACAGCACACTGGGAACAGCAG CATACATGGCTCCTGAAGTCATCACAAGAGCAAAGGGGGAAGGTCACGGGCGCGCAGCAGACATCTGGAGTCTGGGCTGCGTCCTCATTGAGATGGTGACTGGAAAG AGGCCCTGGCATGAGTACGAGCACAACTTTCAGATCATGTACAAAGTGGGCATGGGCCACAAACCCCCCATCCCTGAGAAGCTCAGCACCGAGGGGAAGGACTTCCTCGCTCACTGCCTCGAGAGCGAACCCAAACGTCGCTGGACGGCCAGCATGCTTCTCGATCACCCGTTTGTCAAG GTTTGCACAGACGAAGAGTGA